In Bradyrhizobium guangdongense, the sequence CTTCGGCATGCTCGCCAACTTCCTGCTCGGCATCGCGCTGTACGGTTCGGTGTTCATCCTGCCGCAATATCTGTCGCGCATCCAGGGCTACAATGCCGAGCAGATCGGCACGGTGCTGGCCTGGACCGGATTGCCGCAGCTCGTGCTGATTCCGCTGGTGCCGCGCTTGATGCAGAAATTCGACGCGCGGATCATCATCGGCACCGGTTTCGTGCTGTTCGCGGGCTCGAACTTCATGAACATCTTCATGACCAACGACTATGCCGCCGACCAGCTATTGTGGCCGAACGTCGTCCGCGCCGTCGGACAGGCGCTGGTGCTGGCACCGTTGTCGGCGGTCGCAACCTCCGGGATCGAACCTGAGAACGCCGGCTCGGCCTCCGGCCTATTCAACATGATGCGCAATCTCGGCGGCGCCGTCGGCATCGCGCTGCTGCAGACCGTCCTGACCAAGCGCGAGCAGTATCACTCCAACGTGCTGATGCAGTCGGTCTCGGTGTTCGAGCAGGCCACCCGCATGCGGCTGGAACAGCTCACGCAATATTTCGTCAATCACGGCGTGCTCGACCGTGCGGATGCCGCGCATCGTGCCTATGTCGCGATCGGCCGTACCGTGCAGAAGCAAGCCTATATCCTCGCCTTCGGCGACACGTTCTATCTGCTCGGCATGGCGCTGGTCGTCGCCCTGATCGCCGTGTTCTTCCTGAAGAAACCCGGCCGGACATCGGCCGGCGGAGCCCACTGACCAAACTTGAAGCAAGGAGAACGAGCATGAAGCCCCGCATGAATTTCTACCAGGCCGCTCCCGAAACGATGAAGGCCCTGATGGCACTGGAAGAGCAGATCCAGTCGACGGGATTGGAGAAATCGTTGATCGAGCTCGTCAAGATCCGGGCTTCGCAGATCAACGGCTGCGCCTTCTGCATCAACATGCACACTGAGGACGCCCGCAAACGCGGCGAGACCGAGCAGCGCATCTACCTGCTCAACGCCTGGCGCGAATCCCCGCTCTACACGGAGCGCGAGCGTGCCGCGCTGGCCTGGACGGAAGCGGTGACGCTGATCGCAGAGACGCATGCGCCCGACGATGTCTATGAAGAGATCCGCGGGCAGTTCTCCGATGCAGAGACGGTGAACCTGACCATGCTGATCGGCGCCATCAATGCCTGGAACAGGCTTGCGATCGCATTCCGCGCGGTGCATCCGGTGAAGGTGAAGGCGTCGGTGGCGTGAGCCACGGCGCGTCATCCGAAGGAGGTCTCGTAGGGTGGGCAAAGCGAAAGCGTGCCCACGTCCTCTGCGAATTCACGGGAAGATGGTGGCACGGCGCAAGTGCGCCTTTGCCCACCCTACAGCAACTGCCGCAGCGAAGCGCGCGGCATTAAACCGCCGTCGCTTTCGCGAACTCCACATAGATCTCGCGCAGCCGCGTCGCCACCGGGCCGGGCTTGCCATCGCCGATGGCCTTGCCGTCGATCGCGACCACCGGCTGCACGAACGAAGAAGCCGACGTGATGAAAGCTTCCTTTGCCGCCAGCGCCTCGGCCACCGTGAAGGAACGCTCCTCGACACGGAGCTGACGCTCTTCGGCAAGGGCGACGACCGCCTTGCGGGTGCAGCCCGGCAGGATCGCGTTGGAGTTCTTGCGGGTGACGATGACGTCGTCCTTGGTGAGGATGAAGGCCGATGATGAGCCGCCTTCGGTGACGTAGCCGTCTTCCAGCATCCAGGCCTCGCCGGCGCCGGCTTCGGCCGCAGCTTGCTTCGCCAGCACCTGCGCCAGCAGCGCCACGCTCTTGATGTCGCGGCGTTCCCAGCGGATGTCGGGCACCGTGATGACGTTGATGCCGGTCTTGGCCGCTGCCGCGTTGATGATGTCCTTCTCGGAAGTGAACATCACCAGGCTCGGCTTGACGTCGGCCTTGGGGAATGGAAAGTCGCGGCCCTTGTCGGCGCCGCGCGTGACCTGGAGGTAGACGAGGCCGTTCGCGAGCTTGTTGCGCGCGATCAGCTCTTTCTGGAGCTCGGTGATGCGCTCGACCGTCTCGGGCAGCTTGAGCTTGATCTCGCCGACCGAACGCTCCAGCCGCGCCAGATGCGAGGCGTTGTCGACCAGCTTGCCGTCGAGCACGGCCGAGACCTCGTAGATGCCGTCGGCGAACAGAAAGCCGCGGTCGAGCACCGAGATCTTGGCGTCCGAGAGCGGAACGAATGAGCCGTTGACGTAGGCGATCGAGTCCAAGGCAGGTCTCCTGAGGAGGAATGGGATTTGGCGTGCTTATACGCGAAATGGTGGCGCCGAGCACCCCTATTCGTCGTTCCGGGCGTCGCGAAGCGACGAGCTACGATGCGCACTTGCGCATCCGAGGATCCATTTCTCGCCGAGTACCGCCGCCCAATGGATTCCGGGCCAGGCCCTTGGGGCCATCCCGGAATGACAGAGCAGGTTAATGCGACAGAATCTTCGACAAGAACTTTTGCGCGCGGTCGCTGCGCGGCTTGCCGAAGAAATCGTCCTTCGGTGCGTCCTCGACGATCTCACCGCGATCCATGAAGATCACGCGGTTGGCGACCTTACGGGCAAAGCCCATTTCGTGGGTGACGACCATCATGGTCATGCCTTCGCGGGCGAGGTCGACCATGACGTCGAGCACTTCGCTGACCATCTCCGGATCGAGCGCCGAGGTCGGCTCGTCGAACAGCATCACGATCGGATCCATCGCGAGCGCGCGCGCGATGGCGACGCGCTGCTGCTGACCGCCGGAGAGCTGCGCGGGGAATTTCTGCGCCTGCTCCTTCAAGCCCACGCGCTCCAGCAGCTGCATGCCTTTCGTCACCGCCTTGTCGTGCGAGCGGCCGAGCACCTTCTCCTGCGAGAGACAGAGATTGTCGATGATCTTCAGATGCGGGAACAGCTCGAAATGCTGGAACACCATGCCGACGCGCGAACGCAGTTTCGGCAGATTGGTCTTGGGATCGTTGACCTTGGTGCCGTCGACCGAGATGTCGCCGCTCTGGAACGGCTCCAGCGCGTTGACGCATTTGATCAGGGTCGACTTGCCCGAGCCCGAAGGGCCGCAGACCACGACGACCTCACCCTTGGTGACGCTGGTGGTGCAATCCGTCAGGACCTGAAAGCTCGGGGTGTACCATTTGTTGACGTGGCTGATTTCGATCATGACCGACCTGCCCTAGCGGATGATGGCGATGCGCGACTGGAGGCGGCGGACGCCGTAGGACGCGATACAGGAAATGGTGAAATAGACGACTGCGGCAAACAGATACATCTCGACCAGACGGCCGTCGCGCTGCGCGACCTTGCTGGCGGCGCCGAGGAAGTCCGTGATCGACAGCACGTAGACGAGCGAGGTGTCCTGGAACAACACGATGGTCTGCGTGATCAGCACCGGCAACATGTTGCGGAAGGCCTGCGGCAGCACGACATAGCGCATGGTCTGCGCGTAGGTCAGGCCGAGCGCGCTGGCGGCGGCCGGCTGCCCGCGCGAGATCGACTGGATACCGGCGCGCATGATCTCGGAGAAATAGGCGGCCTCGAACATGATGAAGGTGATGAGCGAGGACGCGAACGCGCCGACGCTGATCGGCCGCGCGGCGCCGGTCAACCATTGCCCGATATAGGGCACCAGGAAGTAGAACCAGAAGATCACCAGCACCAGCGGCAGCGAGCGCATGAAGTCGACATAGAGGCCGGCGATTTGCCCGAGCACCTTGAAGCCGGAGAGCCGCATCAAGGCGATCGCCGTGCCGAAGACCAGGCCGCCGAGAGCGGACAGCGCCGTCAGCATCACCGTGAAGCTCATGCCCTCGTAGAACAGATAGGGCAGTGCACGGATGATGACGTCGAAATCGAAATTGCTGAACATGGCGCTATTTCCCCGTGATGTAGCCGGGGATCGCGACGTAGCGCTCGAGGAAGCGCATCGCGGTCACGACGACGGCGTTGACGAGGAGATAGAGCAGTGTCGCGGCGGTGAAGGCCTCGAACACTTGGAACGAGAATTCCTGCATCGAGCGCGCCTCTCCGGTCAGCTCGAGCAGGCCGATGGTGATGGCGACCGCCGTGTTCTTGATGGTGTTGAGGAACTCGGAGGTCAGTGGCGGCAGGATGATGCGGAACGCCATCGGCAGCAGCACGTAGCGATAGCCCTGCACCGTCGTCAGCCCGAGCGCCGTCGCCGCCATTCTCTGCCCCCTCGGCAGCGACGTAATTCCCGCCTGCAATTGCACGGCAACGCGGGCCGACATGAACAGGCCGATGCCGATCGCAGCCGTCCAGAACGGCGCATTCGGCAATTGCTTCAGCCACAGGCCAGCCGATTTCGGCAGTAGTTCCGGCAGCACGAAGAACCACAGGAAGAGCTGCACCAGGAGCGGCATGTTGCGGAAGAATTCGACATAGGCGAAGCCGAACCAGTTGGCGCCCTTCGACGGCAACGTGCGCATCACGCCGACGACCGATCCGGTGATCAGAGCGATGATCCAGGCCAGCACTCCGGTTTCGAGAGTCAGCGCCAGTCCCGACAGCAACAGGTCGAGATAGGTGCCGGTCCCCATCGGGTTCGGCTGGAAGAAGATTCCCCAGTTCCAATGGTAGTTCACGTGTCCCCCGCGCGAACGCGCCAGTCAGAGATGTCCCGCCGCCTATGCAAATGTCCGGCCACTCTGGTGTCAAGAGTGGCCGGACATGATCCCGATCGAAAGATCGAGGTTTTATCTTACTTGTAGTCGTCCGGGTTCGGCGAGTCCGAAGGCTTGGCGAACTCATGCTTCAGCTCTTCCGAGATCGGCGTATTGAGGTTCAGGCCCTTCGGCGGGATCTTCTGCATGAACCACTTGTCGTAGATCTTCTGGCCTTCACCGGAGGTGTAGAGCGCGGCGGTTGCGGCGTCGACCACCTTCTTGAAGGCGGCGTCGTCCTTACGCAGCATGATGCCGTAGGGCTCCGGCTTGGAGAACGCGTCCTTGGAGATCACGTAATCGGACGGATTCTTTGAGCCGGCGACGAGGCTGGCGAGCAGGATGTCGTCCATCACGAAGGCGACGGCGCGATCGGTCTCGACCATCAGGAAGGCTTCGGCGTGGTCCTTGGCCGGGATGATGTTGGCGCCGAGCTTCTTCTCGACGTTGGCTTCGGTCAGCTGCTTGATGTTGGTGGTGCCGGCGGTGGAGACCACCGTCTTGCCCTTGAGATCATCGATCGACTTCAGCCCGCTCGACTTCTTGAAGACGTAGCGGCTGGCGGTCAGGAAGTGGGTGTTGGTGAACCACACCTGCTTCTGGCGCTCGGCATTGTTGGTGGTCGATCCGCATTCGAGGTCGATGGTGCCGTTCGCCATCAGCGGGATACGCGTCGCCGAGGTGACGGGATTGAGCTTCACTTCGAGCTTGTCGAGCTTGAGCTCCTTCTTCACGGCGTCGACGATCTTGTAGCAGATGTCCATCGCGAACCCGACGGGCTTCTGGTTGTCGTCGAGATAGGAGAACGGGATCGAGGAGTCGCGGAAGCCCAAGGTGATGGCGCCGGTGTCCTTGATGTTCTTCAGCGTGCCGGTCAGCTCCTCGGCCCCAGCCTGACTGACAGCGAAGGTCGCGGCGAGCGCGAGCCCGATGCTACGGAAATGTTTCACTTTTTCTCCCCTTTCAGGATGATGCGGCCGGATGCAAGCACAAATCGGCCCGGATTAGAATGTGACTTTCGGCGGGATCGCAGCTCAGGTTAACGCGCCGAGGTCAGTGACTTCGGCAATTCCCCGAGATCCCAGAACAGCCCCGCCATGACCGTCAAGGCCTCTTCGGTCAAGGGCAGCAGAATGTGCTCATTGGGCGCATGCTGGGAGCAGCCGGGATAGGAGTGCGGGACCCAGATCGTCGGCAGGCCGAGAATCTCGGAAAACACGTCATTCGGCAGCGAGCCGCCGAAATTCGGCAGCACGGCCGGCGCCTTGCCGGTGGTCGCCCGCACTGAATCGGCCGCCCATCTGATCCAGGGGCTGTCGAAATCGGTACGCGAGGCGGCAAAGCTCTGGGCTGCCCGCACCTCGACCATCGGAAAGCCCTTCGCAACCAGATGGGCCCTGACAGCATCGATCAGGCCATCCACCTTGGTGCCAACCACGAAGCGCAGTTGCAGCACGGCGCTGGCGTGGCCGGGAATGGCATTGGCGGGCTTTTCGATATTGCCCGACGAGATCGCCAGGACTTCCAGCGTATTCCAGGCATAGAGCCGCTCGGCCGGCGACAGCCCGTCCTCGCCCCAGTTCTCCGCGAGCGCGGGCTCGTCCGCGGTCGGGACCACCTCCACGTCGGCGAGATAGCTGCGGATCTGGTTGGTGAGCCGCGGCGGCTTCAGCGCCTCGAGCTGAAGCCGGCCGCGTCCATCGACCAGCGTCGAGATTGCGTTGACCAGGATGGTCGCGGGGTTGGCGAGCACGCCGCCCCAATTGCCGGAATGATGGCCTCCGTCGCGCAAGTTCACATCGAGATGAATGCGGATGCCGCCGCGGCAGCCCAGGAACAGGGTCGGCCGATCCGCCGACAGCCGCGGCCCGTCGGAGGCCATGAACAGATCGGCCTTGAGCGCGTCACGGTTGAGGTCGCAGACCTTGCCGAGATCGGGCGAGCCGATCTCCTCGCCCATCTCGACGATGAATTTTGCATTGAAGCCGAGCTTGCCGCCGCGGGCTTCGCGCACGGCCCGAAGCGCGGCCATGTTGATGCTGTGCTGGCCCTTGTTGTCGGCAGTGCCGCGACCGTAGAGGCGAATACCCGCCGTCGTGGTGCGCCAGGGATCGCGGCCATCGCGCCACTCTCCCTCCATGCCGTCGACGACGTCGCCATGGCCGTAGATCAAGACGGTCGGAGCGGAATGGCTCTCGTGATGTTCGGCGAACAGGAACGGCGCCTTGCCGCTGGGGGATTCGACCAGCCGGCTCGTGAAGTCGAGCGCAGCAAAGGAGGGGATCATCTCCTGTTCCAGATAGGCCCGCAGCTCGTGGCCGCGCGACGGATTCTGGCTCTCGGTCTTGTAGGCGACGCGGCGGTCGAGCTCGGCAAGGAAGGCGCCGGATTTGAAATCGTCACGGGCGCGGGCGATGGCGTCGGCTCTGGTCATTGCTTTCGTTTTCAAGGTTTCAAGGCCGCGGAGCGTAGCTGGCTACGCCGGTCCTCGAAAGTGGCTGGGCTTGGATCGTTCTTGGAATTTCGTAATTGCTCTCTTGAGATTGGCTTGCCAAGGGCCGGAGATCGCCGATTTTGACCTTGCCAAGCGCCAGCCTTTCTCCTTTGGCCCTTGCTAAGGGCCAGTTATATGCAAGAACGTCGCCAAGTTGGGGCGCACGTCTATCATTCGAAGAGCGCTCAGTACAGGGCGCCAGGGGACCAGCATGGCCAAACAGATCAGGCTCAACGCCTTTGCGATGAATTGCGTCGCACACCAGTCACCGGGCTTGTGGACCCATCCGCGCGACCGCACCGCCGAATATAACCGCCTGCCATACTGGATCGATCTCGCCAAGACGCTCGAGCGCGGCCGTTTCGACGGGCTGTTCCTGGCCGACGTGCTCGGCGTTTACGACGTCTATGGCAACAGCCCTGACGCAGCCTTGCGCAATGCAGCACAGACGCCGTCCAACGAGCCGCTGCTGCTGCTCTCGGCGATGGCCGCCGTGACGAAAAATCTCGGATTCGGCGTCACCAGCAATCTCTCCTTCGAGCCGCCCTACCCGTTCGCACGGCGGATGTCGACGCTGGACCATCTCACCGAGGGGCGGATCGGCTGGAACGTCGTCACCGGTTATCTCGACAGCGCCGCGCGCGGCGCCGGCAAGGACAAGCAGACCGGACACGACGACCGCTACGACATCGCCGACGAATATATGGAGGTGGTCTACAAGCTCTGGGAAGGCAGCTGGGAGGACGACGCCGTGCTGCGGGATCGCAAACGCGGCATCTTCACCGATCCGAGCAAGGTCCATCGCATCAATCATGAGAGCGCGAATTACCGCATCAACAACACCATTCATCTCAGCGAGCCGTCGCCGCAACGGACGCCCGTGCTGTATCAGGCCGGCACCTCGCCGCGCGGCCGGCAGTTCGCGGCAAAGCACGCCGAATGCGTGTTCATGTCTGGCCCCTCGGCCAAGATCATCGCGCCGCGCGTCGCCGCGATCCGCCAGGAAGCCGCAGCGCTCGGCCGCGACCCGGCCGAGATCCTGATGTTCAACATGATGACGATCATCCTCGGCAATACCGAGGCGGAAGCGGCGGCGAAATATGCCGACTACCGCTCGCACATCAATCCGGAAGGCGCGCTGGCGCTGATGTCGGGATGGACCGGTATCGATTTCTCCGGCTACGAGCTCGACCAGCAGGTCCGCCATGTCCAGAACGATGCCGGCCGCAGCGCGCTCGACAACGTCACCCGCGGCGACCCCGACCGCATCTGGACCGTGCGCGACGTCATCGAACATGTCGGCATCGGCGGCGCCGGCCCGGTGGTGGTCGGCACGCCCGAAAGCGTCGCGGACAAGATCGAGGATTGGTTCGAGAAGACCGACGTTGACGGCCTCAACGTGGCGTTTGCGATCTCGCCCGGGGATTTCGAGGATATTGCGGACATGCTGGTGCCGGAGCTGACCAAGCGCGGACGGTACAAGAGCGAATATGCGAAAGGCACGCTGCGGGAGAAACTGTTCGGCGAAGGGCGTGCGCGGCTGGATGCGCCGCATCCGGCGGCGGGGTATCGGGTGGGGAAGAAGGGGTAACCCGGCCTCTTCGTCATTGCGAGCGCGCGAAGCAATCCAGAATCCCTCGGTGGAAGCAGTCTGGATTGCTTCGTCGCTACGCTCCTCGCAATGACGGTGGTGAGAGAGCGGCCGCCCCCTACACCTTCCCGTCCACCATCACCTCGATCAGTTTCGTCCCCGGCCGATTGAACGCCGACGTCAGCGTCGCCTTCAGCTCGCGCAGATCGCTCAGCTTGATCGCCTCGCAGCCCAGCGCCTTAGCAACGCCGGCAAAATCCACGGGCGGATCGACGAAATCCATGCCGACGTAATTGTCGTCGCCATGGAATGCGAGCAGGCGCTGCTTGATGATGCGGTAGCCGCCGTTGTTGGCGATGACGACGTTGAGCGGCAGCTTGTGATGCGCGGCGGTCCACAGCGACTGGATCGAATACATCGCGCTGCCATCGCCCGAGAAGCACACGACGGGTCGATCCGGATTGGCGATGCTGGCGCCGACCGAGGCGGGCAGGCCCCAGCCGATGCCGCCGGAAGCAAGGCCGTGATAGCCGTAGCGGTCGCGATGCGGACGCAGCGCGGTGATCTGGCGGCTCGAGGTGAGACCCTCGTCGACCAGGATGGCGTTGTCGGGCATGGCCTCGACCATTTGCAGAACGAGATAATCCGGATCGATCGGCGTGCAGTCCGCACTCTTGCCGATCTGCTCGACCAAAGCGGCGCGCCGGGCGGTCCAGTTCCTCGGCGCCAGATCGGCAAGACGCTGCCTCGCGCGCTCCGCGAGGGCTGCGCCGCCCATCTCCTTCACGATCGGAATCAGCGCGCGCAGCGTTTCCTTCACATCTGCTTTCAGGGCGATCTCGGCGCCATAATTCTTGGCTATCTCCCAGTCGACGAGGCCGATCTGCAGAATGCCGAGTCCGTCCGGCAGCGCGTCGACCTCGCTATGGACCGACATCCGCAGGGGATCGCCACCGAGCGCGACCAGGAGATCATAGGGCGCGAGCGTATCGCGCGCGACCTTCTGCACGCGCGCGAGCGTGCCGACGAAGCTCTGGCTCTGCGAGAGGAAGTGCGCGCCATAGGGCGTCGAGGACTGATATGCGGCAGCGCCAAGCAGCTCGGCGAGTTCGGCCGCCTCCTTCAGCGCATCGCTCTTCACCACCTCGTCCATGGTGACGATCACGGGGCGTTCGGCCTTGAGCAGGCGCGCGGAGAACGCCCTGAGCGCACCATCCGATGGCCTTGCGCGCGCGTCGATGCGGGTGGAGCGGCCGAGATCAATGCCGGCTTCGCTGTTGAGGATATCGCCCGGCAACGAGATGAACACGGGCCCGGTCGGCGGCGTGGTCGCGACCTTGGCGGCACGGCGAACGATGCGCGGCAAATCCTCCAGCCGCGTCACCTCGACCGCCCATTTCACCAACGGCTCGGCCATCCGCACCAACGGGCCATAGAGCACCGGCTCCATCAACCCGTGGCCCTGCTCCTGCTGGCCGGCGGTCAATATCATCGGCGTGCCCGTGAACTGGGCATTGTAGAGCGAGCCCATCGCATTGCCGAGGCCGGGCGCGACATGGACGTTGCAGGCGACGAGCTTTCCCGAGGCGCGGCTGTAGCCGTCGGCGATCGCCACCACCAGGCTCTCCTGCATCGCCATCACGTAGGTCAGATCAGGGTGATCCTTCAGCGCATGCATGATCGGCAGCTCGGTGGTGCCGGGGTTGCCGAACAGATGCGTGATGCCCTCGTCCTTGAGCAGGGCGAGAAAGGCGGAGCGGCCGGTGATCTTGTTCTTCATGTTTCCTCCGGAAGCGGACGTTGCCGCAAGCACGGAGGCATGATGGCCGAAGTCCTGGGAGGCGCGCAAGGAAGCGCGGTCATGGCTGCGTTGCGTGGGCGAGCCGCGCTACATCTCCTCCCGCCCCAGTTCGAACGGATCTTCGCCACCCGCTCTTTCCAGCGCTGCCAGACCACACCGGGAAAGCCTTTTAGCGGCACCAGCGGCTCGCCGGTATAGGTCCATTCCTGCAGCTCCTCGATCGCGATGTGATAGAGCGGCTGGCGGCCGGTGCGTTCCTTGAACAACGCACGCGGGATGTTGACCATGTGCGGGCCGCCCGGACGCTCATAAGTGATCGGCGTGCCGCAATGCGAGCAGAAGCTGCGCGCGGTCTTGGTCCCCTTGTCCTCGTAGCGTATCAGCGCGGTCTTGCCCGATGTGATGCGGAAGCGCTTCTTCCAGCTGCCGACATAGGTCGCGTAAGCCGCGCCGTGGGCGCGGCGGCTCGACGCCGAGTGATCGTGCCAGGCCCAGCGCGCGGGGACGTCGATCTCGAAGCTGACCTTGCCGCAGAGGCATTGACCGGTGGCGATCCCTGCGGCGGCTGCGGCTTTGGCCATGAAGTTCTCTCCGTCGTCATTGCGAGCGCAGCGAAGCAATCCAGACTGCCTCCGCGGAAATATCCTGGATTGCCTCGCTGCGCTCGCAATGACGGAAATTGTGGTGACGATCGCGCCACAAAGCAAGCTCGTCATTCCGGGGCGCGACGTGGTCGCGAACCCCGAATGACGGGAGAGACTTACGCCGGCGCCAGCTCGTCATAGACAGGGTAATCCGTATACCCCTTCTCCTCGCCGCCGTAGAAGGTCGCGCGGTTGTACGGCGTGATCGGATAGCCGTGCTCGAGGCGCCGCGGCAGATCGGGATTGGAGATGAAGATGCGGCCGAAGGCGACGATGTCGGCGTGTCTATCGGCGATCGCCGCATTCGCGGTCTCGCCGGTGAAGCCGCCCGCGGTCATCAGCACACCGCTGTAGTGCGGGCGGAACAGCACCATGGCCGAGGGCACGTTCTCCCAGTGGACATCGGCCCGGCCGGCGCCGCTGGAGCGCGGCTCGATCAAGTGCAGATAGGCCAGACCAAGCTTGTCGAGCGCCTTCACCACGTGAGTGTAGAGCGGCATCGGATCGGGCTCGACCGAATCATTGGCGATGCCGTGCGGCGACAGCCGCACGCCGACGCGGTTCGCGCCCCAGACGTCGATCGCGGCCTGCGTCACTTCGAGCAGCAGGCGCGCCCGGTTCTCGATCGAGCCGCCATATTGATCGGTGCGCTGGTTGCTGCGCGACTGCAGGAACTGTTCGAGCAGATAGCCATTGGCGCCGTGGATCTCGACACCGTCGAAACCTGCGGCGAGCGCGTTCTTCGCGGCCTGCCTGAAGGCCTCGACGATGCCCTTGACCTCCTCGGTCTCCAGCGCGCGCGGCGTCTCGTAATCGGCGAGCTTGCCGTCCGCGGTCATCGCCTTCATGCCGTCGGCCCTGATCGGGATCGCCGACGCCGAGACCGGCAGCGCCCCGCCGTGGAAGGAGGAATGCGAGACACGACCGACATGCCACAGCTGGAGGAAGATGATGCCGCCCTTGGCGTGCACGGCATCGACCACCTTGCGCCAGCCGGAAATCTGCGCCTCCGAATAGATGCCGGGCGTTGCCGGGTTGCCACGGCCTTGCGCAAGCACCGGCGAAGCCTCCGCGATGATCAGGCCGCCTTTGGTCGCGCGCTGGCCGTAATATTCGGCGTTGAGCGGGCGCGGAGCAAAACTGTCGCGCTCGGCGCGCATGCGCGTCAGCGGCGCCATCGCAACGCGGTGCGCGAGCTTGTACGGACCGAGTTGCAACGGTCTAAACAACGCCGGAAATTTCATGTGGGCCCCGAATGACGATGGAAGGATGGGAAGCATATAGCGAGGGGCGGCACCCGGCAAAGGTGCCGCCCTGCAAAAGTGGATATTCTTCGCCGTGGAATGTAGCGGGAGAACAGGCCTTACGCCGTCTTGATCCAGACGGCCTTCACGTTGAGATATTCCTCGACGTGCTGCTTGCCGGACTCGCGGCCATAGCCGCTCATCTTGTAGCCGCCGAACGGCACGGCCGGGTCCATGGCCTGGTAGCAATTGACCCACACCGAACCGGCACGCAGGCGCTTTGCAACCGCATGGGCCTTGGTAACGTCACGCGTCCACAGGCCCGAGCCGAGGCCGAAGGTGGTGTTGTTGGCACGCTTGACGAGTTCGTCCATGTCCTTGAACGCAATGGCGGAGATGACCGGGCCGAAAATCTCCTCCTGCGCGATGCGCATGTTGTCCTGCACGCCCGCGAACACTGTCGGCGAGACGAAGAAGCCCTTCGAAAGCGGGCCTTCGGTGACGCGGCCGCCGCCGGCCAGCGCACGCGCCCCCTCCTTCTGGCCGATGTCGAGATAGCCGGTGACGCGCTCGAGCTGCTGCTCGGACACCAGAGGGCCGATCTGCACGTTGGGATCGAGGCCGTTGCCGACCTGCAGCTTCTTGCCGAACTCGGCGACGCGGCCGACGAACTCCTCATAGATCGCCTGCTCGACGAACAGCCGGGTGCCCGCGCTGCAGATCTGACCCGAATTGGCGAACACCGCCATCGCCGCGCCCGGCACGGCCGCATCGAGATCGGCGTCCGCGAACACGATGTCCGGCGACTTGCCGCCGAGCTCGAGCGAGACACGCTTGAGGTTGCCGGCGGAAGCGCGGATGATCGACTGGCCCGTGACATGTGAGCCGGTGAAGGCGACCTTGTCGACGTCATGATGCGACGCCAGCGCGGCGCCGGCGGTTTCGCCATAGCCGGGCACGACATTGACGACGCCCGGCGGAATGCCGGCTTCCAGCGCAAGCTCGGCGATGCGCAGCGAAGTCAGCGGCGCCTCTTCGGCGGGCTTGAGCACCACGGTGCAACCGGTCGCGATGGCGGGGCCGATCTTCCAAATCGTCGCAGTCAGTGGACCGTTCCAGGGGATGATGGCGCCGACCACGCCGATCGGCTCTTTCAGAGTATAGGAGAAGATCTCGCCGGGCAGCGA encodes:
- a CDS encoding amino acid ABC transporter ATP-binding protein; its protein translation is MIEISHVNKWYTPSFQVLTDCTTSVTKGEVVVVCGPSGSGKSTLIKCVNALEPFQSGDISVDGTKVNDPKTNLPKLRSRVGMVFQHFELFPHLKIIDNLCLSQEKVLGRSHDKAVTKGMQLLERVGLKEQAQKFPAQLSGGQQQRVAIARALAMDPIVMLFDEPTSALDPEMVSEVLDVMVDLAREGMTMMVVTHEMGFARKVANRVIFMDRGEIVEDAPKDDFFGKPRSDRAQKFLSKILSH
- a CDS encoding amino acid ABC transporter substrate-binding protein, producing MKHFRSIGLALAATFAVSQAGAEELTGTLKNIKDTGAITLGFRDSSIPFSYLDDNQKPVGFAMDICYKIVDAVKKELKLDKLEVKLNPVTSATRIPLMANGTIDLECGSTTNNAERQKQVWFTNTHFLTASRYVFKKSSGLKSIDDLKGKTVVSTAGTTNIKQLTEANVEKKLGANIIPAKDHAEAFLMVETDRAVAFVMDDILLASLVAGSKNPSDYVISKDAFSKPEPYGIMLRKDDAAFKKVVDAATAALYTSGEGQKIYDKWFMQKIPPKGLNLNTPISEELKHEFAKPSDSPNPDDYK
- a CDS encoding D-amino-acid transaminase, translated to MDSIAYVNGSFVPLSDAKISVLDRGFLFADGIYEVSAVLDGKLVDNASHLARLERSVGEIKLKLPETVERITELQKELIARNKLANGLVYLQVTRGADKGRDFPFPKADVKPSLVMFTSEKDIINAAAAKTGINVITVPDIRWERRDIKSVALLAQVLAKQAAAEAGAGEAWMLEDGYVTEGGSSSAFILTKDDVIVTRKNSNAILPGCTRKAVVALAEERQLRVEERSFTVAEALAAKEAFITSASSFVQPVVAIDGKAIGDGKPGPVATRLREIYVEFAKATAV
- a CDS encoding M20 family metallopeptidase, giving the protein MTRADAIARARDDFKSGAFLAELDRRVAYKTESQNPSRGHELRAYLEQEMIPSFAALDFTSRLVESPSGKAPFLFAEHHESHSAPTVLIYGHGDVVDGMEGEWRDGRDPWRTTTAGIRLYGRGTADNKGQHSINMAALRAVREARGGKLGFNAKFIVEMGEEIGSPDLGKVCDLNRDALKADLFMASDGPRLSADRPTLFLGCRGGIRIHLDVNLRDGGHHSGNWGGVLANPATILVNAISTLVDGRGRLQLEALKPPRLTNQIRSYLADVEVVPTADEPALAENWGEDGLSPAERLYAWNTLEVLAISSGNIEKPANAIPGHASAVLQLRFVVGTKVDGLIDAVRAHLVAKGFPMVEVRAAQSFAASRTDFDSPWIRWAADSVRATTGKAPAVLPNFGGSLPNDVFSEILGLPTIWVPHSYPGCSQHAPNEHILLPLTEEALTVMAGLFWDLGELPKSLTSAR
- a CDS encoding carboxymuconolactone decarboxylase family protein codes for the protein MKPRMNFYQAAPETMKALMALEEQIQSTGLEKSLIELVKIRASQINGCAFCINMHTEDARKRGETEQRIYLLNAWRESPLYTERERAALAWTEAVTLIAETHAPDDVYEEIRGQFSDAETVNLTMLIGAINAWNRLAIAFRAVHPVKVKASVA
- a CDS encoding amino acid ABC transporter permease, with translation MFSNFDFDVIIRALPYLFYEGMSFTVMLTALSALGGLVFGTAIALMRLSGFKVLGQIAGLYVDFMRSLPLVLVIFWFYFLVPYIGQWLTGAARPISVGAFASSLITFIMFEAAYFSEIMRAGIQSISRGQPAAASALGLTYAQTMRYVVLPQAFRNMLPVLITQTIVLFQDTSLVYVLSITDFLGAASKVAQRDGRLVEMYLFAAVVYFTISCIASYGVRRLQSRIAIIR
- a CDS encoding amino acid ABC transporter permease, coding for MNYHWNWGIFFQPNPMGTGTYLDLLLSGLALTLETGVLAWIIALITGSVVGVMRTLPSKGANWFGFAYVEFFRNMPLLVQLFLWFFVLPELLPKSAGLWLKQLPNAPFWTAAIGIGLFMSARVAVQLQAGITSLPRGQRMAATALGLTTVQGYRYVLLPMAFRIILPPLTSEFLNTIKNTAVAITIGLLELTGEARSMQEFSFQVFEAFTAATLLYLLVNAVVVTAMRFLERYVAIPGYITGK